The sequence below is a genomic window from Ipomoea triloba cultivar NCNSP0323 chromosome 10, ASM357664v1.
AAGCTGACAACCTTAGTGTTCATtaaattaacatttaatttaaagtGAATTCGGTGTTGTTGTCTCTGAGCTGAGAAAAATTGATTAgtcaacatttttatttgtaGACTTGTAGCTAGGTTGACAACTGTCCATAGTCATAACTTGTTCCAACTAACATTCTGTTTCCCACACAGGAGAAGTTAGGGGttgtttggttgagtgtagtttgggggaattataatttattgaattgcaattcaatgaatttttaaactatattgtttggttagagggaattacattgtttgaggttattattattattattattattattattgctctACAACGTAACATCTACTATAACATAAGGacgttttaattattttgtcgttccttacatttcaattccctgtactcctattctaccaaataatttcaatttctactttattcattgaattgtaatttcaccgaattacaattctttcccccctaattccctcttCCCAACCAAACTCCCTGTTAAAGTGTAGTGTGACCATATTTCCATTGTAGAACGTGCCATAAGCTTTTACTCTTCTCACATGCTGTGTTCTCTACTCTTCTCTGCATAAGTGTAATGTGACAAGTTCACGCAGCTGTTTTGACTTTAGCTTAGTAGCTTTGCCTACGATAATTGATCTTGGTGGATTCAATAATTTTTCTCCTCCCCCATCCTCGATTATATACTGTAATAAATGTAAAGATTTTagaacatattttaaaaaaattatatctaatagtataaaaatttgatataaaagtttagtttaaataatatttttcatataattttgtAAGAGTACAAATGATGCTCatattaccttaattataattggctaattatttgtcaaaaatattaattagaatTTGTTAGGGTATGTTAGAATGTTATTAGATTTGTCCTCCCAGGCTAAGACAGACAGACAGTTTCAGACAAAATTTCGGCAGTGAATTTGGATCATACGGAATTAATTATGATGGATGAGTGAACAACATATTTTGATTGGGTAAATTAAGTTTTCTTTATACAAGTGCTGTGAAGATTGAAGACTCGCATGCAACGTTGAAGATCCAATcgtagatgatgaagatttgtgTTGGTTAATGAACCTTGTGTATCTTGGTGGTGTAATTCCAACAATAGTAATCTTgggtgatcatctagtggattgggtaAACGTTGAGTTGTCCCGTAGATGTAGGAGGATTGCTCCGAACTGTGTAACCAATTTCTTGTGTCCGGattcttttatgtttttgttcgttactttatttaattatctGTTGCTGTCTTGCTGAGATAGTTCGTAATACAGAtgattatttgtgtttaaaattAAGTAGGAACCCTTAGGACTAATCTTGCATTCGAGACTCACGGTTGAATTTCAATTGGTAGCAGAGCCTGGGGACTTAAATTATTAGGCTATCCGATCTGGCTACATCGTGTTCCTTGAACTCAAGAAATCATTTTATGGTTGTGCATTtagtagttttatttattttgttttgttcgtACTTACCGTTTGTTAACTGCTTCAAAAATAAATAGACAGCATCCCGAACTAACAGGTGATAACTATGCTTATTGGAAAACACGTACCAAAACCCACATCAAAGCTCAAGGTGAGAGTATCTGGAGATTTGTGTTAACTGGATGAACGCATCCAACCACAGTTGGAGAAAATCCAGAAGATTCTCGTGTGCTCAAACCAGAAATCGAGTGGGATGAAGCTGAAATGAGAACTGCTAGTTACAATAATAAGACTCTCGatattatttattctttaatGCATGAAAGTCAATTTACTTCAGTTATAAGCTGTAATTCAGCTAAAGCCGCATGGGACATCCTTGAAACCACATATGAAGGTACGAACTCTGTAAAATAGTCAAAATTGCAACTCGTCCAATCAGACTTTGAAAAACTGAGAATGCATGATGATGAAAAACATCAATGAGCATGTCCAAGAACTTGCAAATCGTGCTGCTGTGTTAGGCGAACCATTTTCCtaacaaaaactaattaaaaaaattctacgaTCCTTACCACCACGGTTTAGAATGAAAGTTATTGCAATTCAAGAAAATACAGGTTGGAGAATCAATCCGTTGCTCAATTGATGGGAACCTCACAACAtatgaaatggaaattttgaCTGACCACAACAAAAAGCAAAAGAGTGTTGCCTTTACAACTGAATGACTGgattgattgaagttatttataatttaattttttataatattaagtttagtattagtacacaaaaatttatatatttataaactacactaaaaatactattaaacataacaaaatcaaattttaaaattaaaaaaaaaattagttaagaaaataaacaaagaagaaatagttggtttgaccaatgaaaaCAGATAAAATGATGACTAATgtatagtaagtaggacagataaaatgggacagagtaAAAGAGATAATCGCGGCAATTGAATAAAACTTGGTTCctacaattttaatttacaagaCAACTTAAATTAATGGTTAATTGTTGCTTACTTCCACTGCACGATTGTGGAGCTAGCAAAGATTATAAACTTACATAGCTAAAGTTAAGGGGGGAAAATTGAATAAATACACCCATTAAACTTGTCAAAAAATTCCAAAAGTCCAGCCCGAACTTTTGGGTGGTTGATTTCTCGATGGCGATGGAGTTTTGACGCCTGCTTCTACGCTAGGACCAAGAGCTGTTTTAGTCTGAATCGAAGGAGTAGCTATCAAGTTTTCTGATGAAGTCGCTACTTTAACATGAGTATCCAAGTTTCCTGATGGAGCCGCTACTGGAACTTCTGTAGCCGAGTTTCCAGGTGGAGCCGCTGCCGGAACGTGAGTAGGAGCCGAGTTTCCAGGTGGAGCCGCTGCTGGAACATGAGTAGTCGAGTTTCCAGGTGGAGCCGTTGTTGGAACCTGAGTAGCCGAGTTTCCTAGTGGAGCTGCAACTGGAACTTGAGTGGGGGCTAATGGTGCCGGACTGGAAGCTGAAGTAGAAGCTTGAGTGGGAGCTGATACCGGTGTTGAGGGCTGAGCCGGAGCTAGAGCCGGGGTAGAAGATGGTGTAGAAACTGGAGCGGGAGCAGAAGCCTGAACCGGACCAGGAACTGACGCAGAAGCCGGAGTTGAAGCTTCAGCTTTAGCTGGAGCTGAAACTGGAGCCGTAGTGGGGGATTGAGCAGGTGCTTGAACCGGACTAGGAGTTGATGCAGAAGCTTGAACCGGAGAAGAAACTGGAGCAGTTGAGGATTGAGGCGATGCCTGAACTGGACCGGGGGATCCCAAACCAAAAGTTGACTCAGAAGCTTGAGTGGGAGGTTCACCTTGAACCGGGGCTGATACAGGAGTAACTGAAATTGGTATAGTTGAGAATTGATATGGTGCCTGAACCGGACCGGGTGATGATGCTGGAGTTTGAACTGAAGCTGAACTTGAACCGCTTGTGGATTCGGGCGATGGGTGAACCGGAGTGGAAGTTTTTGGAGAAGTTTGGTTGGAAGAATCAGCTGGTTCTTTGGTAGGAGGTGatcccccacccccacccccacccccaccgcCACCAAAAAtcgaagaaaatgaaaattgactaGGCGAAGGCGGAGACGGAGGCGGGGATGCTTTAGGAGGATCATAGATAGCCTTTTCTTTAGCACCCATATCTTTGATTTCATCAGGCATCACCGGCGAGTATTTAACCTCCGGACTATGCTTGGGTGGCGGGTAAATAAAACCGGAATTGTAGGGAAGTCTAGTTCGCTTAATCCATACATCACCCTGGATAAACCGCGCCGCCGTGAACCGTTCAATCCGGTTCAAGGGAAGCTCCTTCACTCCCTTCCATTTCACACGCTCCCCCTTACTAGAAGACGGTCCTCTATTGTTATATTCAGTATAGAAAAGCGTATCCAGAGCAAAATCTCCATTCCACGGCAACCATCCATCTTTCTGGATCAAATCGTCGATGAAGGACTCCATAATTATAGTCCTAGAGTACTCTTTCCAAGGCCGGCCCAGGTACGATTTGAGCTTGGACCGGACAGGGTAGTACTCCGGGTCAGCCTCAAAGCTACAATTTTGCAAGACGAGGCCGGTCGGTTGGCGTGGGTCTATGCGGCCTTGAGCCGTAACAATGCACTGTTGATTCTCCATCGGCTTTCGAACCATAAAGGTGCAGTTTTGGAGCACGACGGCGGCGTTGCCGAAGATGAAGTCTATGGTGCCGGAGATTATGCAGTCGCGGTAAAACTGGCGGTAGGTGTGCGTGTAAAGAGTGTCTTGGTACCCATCCATTTGACAGTTGTAGAAGATTGACCTGTCGGCCCCGACTCTCAGTGCCACAGCTTGGTGTTTCTCCGGCCCTGCTGAGTTCTCGAATCCAATGTCTCTTGCCATGAAAAAATCTCCCATCGCAGCTACATTTTATTTAAGGTATTTGATCAACAGAAATTGTAATAACAATCGAAATCAGGATATGCAAGATTTCCACCCGTTAGTAAGCAATATGCATGGATACTATTTAGTGTTTATTTAACATGTACGTGACCccaacaaaagtaatcaattttGCTATAAAAACGGCTCTTTAATGTAATGCAAAGGAAATGAGAGTAATTGTAAGGATTCTTAGTTACTCAATGTGAGgtaaaatactatatatatatatatatatatatatatatatatatatatatagggtaggatTCCAGTGAGACCATTTGCTTAgctaagatcgtgagatcacatattgtgcatccatgtaatactttttaatggtctagattgattgacacacactttgttcgcacacatttaatcaccgttcgcacacacttcaactttgaatcttaatcaatctagactattaaaaaattttgagatcaaatcttgtacatcaatcaccgttcgcacataTTTAATCACCGTCTGCACatacttaatcaccattcgcacacattttattaccgttcgcacacacttcaacttaacatcttaaatcaatctagaccattaaattattaaatggatgcacaagatctgatctcacgatcttacctaaacaagtgatctcatatgatcctaactatatatatatatatatatatggtcatactCACATGAGAATCTTTTCCCATGTAAAAATTGTTGATAAATTGTTGCCAT
It includes:
- the LOC116033253 gene encoding probable pectinesterase/pectinesterase inhibitor 58, translated to MSNNVIVMVVCSVLLLAMVVALTVGFGRYEYKERKEVKSSEKAIKSICQPTTYQETCIKSLEKSPASNTTDPKELIQASLHITIHRLRNAMNKSRHLEELHKDPRSKQALDDCQVLAKRAVKDLKRTFAQFSEFDLSDLDNWLADLKTWLSGSLTYQETCLDGFQGTPGDHKEKMKKLLRTSMQLTSNALAMVTEISSALSELGVQGVSSSNKRRLLGHESLVWAEMATPEWVDMGRHRLLTAKRSEIKPNLVLAKDGSGKYMTINEALEDIPRNKNKTFVLYIKEGVYEEHVAFFRKMTHLMIMGDGPTKTKITGSKNYIDGVSTFHTATVAAMGDFFMARDIGFENSAGPEKHQAVALRVGADRSIFYNCQMDGYQDTLYTHTYRQFYRDCIISGTIDFIFGNAAVVLQNCTFMVRKPMENQQCIVTAQGRIDPRQPTGLVLQNCSFEADPEYYPVRSKLKSYLGRPWKEYSRTIIMESFIDDLIQKDGWLPWNGDFALDTLFYTEYNNRGPSSSKGERVKWKGVKELPLNRIERFTAARFIQGDVWIKRTRLPYNSGFIYPPPKHSPEVKYSPVMPDEIKDMGAKEKAIYDPPKASPPPSPPSPSQFSFSSIFGGGGGGGGGGGSPPTKEPADSSNQTSPKTSTPVHPSPESTSGSSSASVQTPASSPGPVQAPYQFSTIPISVTPVSAPVQGEPPTQASESTFGLGSPGPVQASPQSSTAPVSSPVQASASTPSPVQAPAQSPTTAPVSAPAKAEASTPASASVPGPVQASAPAPVSTPSSTPALAPAQPSTPVSAPTQASTSASSPAPLAPTQVPVAAPLGNSATQVPTTAPPGNSTTHVPAAAPPGNSAPTHVPAAAPPGNSATEVPVAAPSGNLDTHVKVATSSENLIATPSIQTKTALGPSVEAGVKTPSPSRNQPPKSSGWTFGIF